A window of Zingiber officinale cultivar Zhangliang chromosome 5A, Zo_v1.1, whole genome shotgun sequence contains these coding sequences:
- the LOC121982845 gene encoding protein EARLY RESPONSIVE TO DEHYDRATION 15-like — protein sequence MDLKVISSSSVTARARSVLNPDAAPYVPASQRSVEDFSPEWWALVQFSPQFGHYWLRECFHDEGDIEDPDLPDDISDALDRKEKNSGGWRREVAVWGAEKWKASLLGCAAEGARYAAKVAKVVNMKKMSPRLIQQPR from the exons ATGGATCTGAAGGTGATCTCATCGTCATCGGTGACTGCGAGGGCAAGGTCGGTGCTGAACCCGGACGCGGCGCCGTATGTGCCGGCGTCGCAGCGGTCCGTGGAGGATTTCTCGCCGGAGTGGTGGGCACTCGTGCAGTTCTCCCCCCAGTTCGGCCACTACTGGCTCCGCGAGTGTTTCCACGACGAAGGCGATATTGAAGACCCCGATCTGCCCGACGACATCAGCGATGCTCTCGATC GTAAGGAAAAGAATAGTGGGGGATGGCGGAGGGAGGTGGCGGTGTGGGGTGCGGAGAAGTGGAAGGCGTCGTTGCTGGGGTGCGCGGCTGAGGGAGCCAGGTACGCGGCCAAGGTGGCCAAAGTAGTCAACATGAAGAAGATGAGCCCCAGACTTATACAGCAGCCGCGGTGA